A single genomic interval of Ictalurus furcatus strain D&B chromosome 20, Billie_1.0, whole genome shotgun sequence harbors:
- the zmp:0000000521 gene encoding spindlin-W isoform X1 has product MPILSSLRKRSSGELSDSLSPDPNCLLGKRIQHSWREKGALTKWKGTVLDRLSVNPSLFMVKYDGFDCVYGIELFKDERVSNLQVLTEKIVNNKIKVPHDPEELVGKAVEHLFEKEDGEKNEWRGMVLSRAPIMTNWYYITYEKDPVLYMYQLWDDYKEGDLRILPEAENKHLLPADRKPGEETESLVGKQVEYVTDKGVKRTGLVIYQVPAKPSVYYIKYDDDFHIHVYDLVKTT; this is encoded by the exons ATGCCCATTCTCTCCTCCCTCAGGAAACGCAGCAGCGGAGAACTGAGTGACTCGCTCTCCCCCGACCCCAACTGCCTTCTGGGTAAGAGGATCCAGCACAGCTGGAGGGAGAAGGGCGCGCTCACTAAGTGGAAAGGCACCGTGCTGGACCGGCTCAGCGTCAACCCATCGCTCTTCATGGTCAAATACGATGGCTTCGACTGTGTCTACGGCATCGAGCTGTTCAAAGATGAGCGCGTGTCCAACCTGCAGGTGCTCACTGAGAAGATTG TGAACAACAAGATTAAGGTACCTCATGACCCAGAGGAGCTGGTGGGGAAAGCGGTGGAGCATCTGTTTGAGAAAGAGGATGGAGAAAAGAACGAGTGGAGAGGGATGGTGCTGTCTCGCGCCCCCATCATGACTAACTGGTATTACATCACTTATGAGAAGGACCCAGTGCTGTACATGTACCAGCTTTGGGACGACTACAAGGAAGGCGACCTCCGCATTTTACCTGAAGCAG AGAACAAGCACCTGCTGCCTGCTGACAGGAAGCCTGGCGAGGAGACAGAGAGCCTTGTGGGTAAGCAGGTTGAATACGTTACTGACAAAGGAGTGAAGAGAACCGGGCTGGTCATCTACCAAGTCCCTGCCAAGCCCTCTGTCTACTACATCAAATATGACGACGATTTCCACATTCACGTCTACGACCTGGTCAAGACCACCTAA
- the zmp:0000000521 gene encoding spindlin-W isoform X2, translating to MSKKRGRKRSSGELSDSLSPDPNCLLGKRIQHSWREKGALTKWKGTVLDRLSVNPSLFMVKYDGFDCVYGIELFKDERVSNLQVLTEKIVNNKIKVPHDPEELVGKAVEHLFEKEDGEKNEWRGMVLSRAPIMTNWYYITYEKDPVLYMYQLWDDYKEGDLRILPEAENKHLLPADRKPGEETESLVGKQVEYVTDKGVKRTGLVIYQVPAKPSVYYIKYDDDFHIHVYDLVKTT from the exons ATGTCCAAGAAAAGGGGCAG GAAACGCAGCAGCGGAGAACTGAGTGACTCGCTCTCCCCCGACCCCAACTGCCTTCTGGGTAAGAGGATCCAGCACAGCTGGAGGGAGAAGGGCGCGCTCACTAAGTGGAAAGGCACCGTGCTGGACCGGCTCAGCGTCAACCCATCGCTCTTCATGGTCAAATACGATGGCTTCGACTGTGTCTACGGCATCGAGCTGTTCAAAGATGAGCGCGTGTCCAACCTGCAGGTGCTCACTGAGAAGATTG TGAACAACAAGATTAAGGTACCTCATGACCCAGAGGAGCTGGTGGGGAAAGCGGTGGAGCATCTGTTTGAGAAAGAGGATGGAGAAAAGAACGAGTGGAGAGGGATGGTGCTGTCTCGCGCCCCCATCATGACTAACTGGTATTACATCACTTATGAGAAGGACCCAGTGCTGTACATGTACCAGCTTTGGGACGACTACAAGGAAGGCGACCTCCGCATTTTACCTGAAGCAG AGAACAAGCACCTGCTGCCTGCTGACAGGAAGCCTGGCGAGGAGACAGAGAGCCTTGTGGGTAAGCAGGTTGAATACGTTACTGACAAAGGAGTGAAGAGAACCGGGCTGGTCATCTACCAAGTCCCTGCCAAGCCCTCTGTCTACTACATCAAATATGACGACGATTTCCACATTCACGTCTACGACCTGGTCAAGACCACCTAA